The Dioscorea cayenensis subsp. rotundata cultivar TDr96_F1 chromosome 7, TDr96_F1_v2_PseudoChromosome.rev07_lg8_w22 25.fasta, whole genome shotgun sequence genome includes a region encoding these proteins:
- the LOC120265700 gene encoding probable arabinosyltransferase ARAD1 — translation MVGKSFFSGSHRSPSFFRSVILLASLSLIAVIIISFSSSSSRCPPLLPNTDHNPNPNPSPPIYSFVESLDKFLASRRQATDRTDSVASVEDLDNSIWSREMERLQGSRSSDLWPGISSVIRVYVYEMPSKFTYDLLSLFRNTYRETANLTSNGSPVHRLIKQHSIDYWLWADLIAPESQRLLKNVIRVHRQEEADFFYIPFFTTISYFLLEKQQCKALYREALKWVTDQPAWQRSGGRDHILPVHHPWSFKSVRRFMKKAIWLLPDMDSTGNWYKPGEVWLEKDLILPYVANLDACDAKCVSENQPRRKTLLFFRGRLKRNAGGKIRSKLVQVLHDAEGVVIEEGSIGIAGKEVAQHGMLSSIFCLSPAGDTPSSARLFDAIVSGCIPVIVSDELELPFEGILDYRKIALFVSSTDAVQPGWLVNFLRSIGSKQIKSMQDNLLKYSRHFLYSSPALPLGPEDLTWRMIAGKLLNIKLHIRRSQHLVEGSRNICTCECRHSNTTRAS, via the exons ATGGTGGGCAAGAGCTTCTTTTCGGGTTCCCATCGATCGCCATCCTTCTTCCGATCTGTGATCCTTCTCGCCTCCCTCTCCCTCATAGCCGTCATCATCATCTCCTTTTCCTCCTCGTCTTCTCGATGCCCTCCTCTCCTTCCCAACACTGAccataaccctaaccctaatccctCTCCCCCAATCTACTCGTTTGTTGAATCTCTTGACAAGTTCCTCGCTTCCAGGCGCCAGGCTACGGATCGCACTGATTCCGTCGCTTCTGTGGAGGATCTCGATAATTCGATCTGGTCGAGAGAGATGGAGCGGCTGCAAGGGAGCAGGTCTTCAGATCTATGGCCTGGGATCTCGTCGGTGATTAGGGTGTATGTGTATGAGATGCCTTCCAAGTTTACCTACGATCTTCTTTCATTGTTCCGGAACACATACCGGGAGACCGCTAACCTCACCTCCAATGGCAGCCCCGTTCATCGCTTAATCAAGCAG CATTCTATCGACTACTGGCTATGGGCAGATTTGATTGCTCCAGAATCACAAAGGCTGTTGAAAAATGTCATTAGGGTTCACCGACAAGAAGAGGCGGATTTCTTCTATATTCCATTTTTCACAACCATTAGCTACTTCTTGTTGGAGAAACAACAATGCAAGGCACTTTACAGG GAAGCTTTAAAGTGGGTAACTGACCAACCTGCCTGGCAACGCTCTGGGGGAAGGGATCACATACTTCCAGTTCATCACCCTTGGTCTTTCAAGTCAGTTCGCAGGTTTATGAAAAAGGCTATTTGGCTTCTTCCTGATATGGACTCCACTGGGAACTG GTATAAACCAGGGGAGGTTTGGCTAGAGAAAGACCTTATCCTTCCATATGTTGCAAATCTTGATGCTTGTGATGCAAAGTGTGTATCAGAAAATCAACCTAGAAGAAAAACATTACTCTTCTTTCGAGGAAGGCTTAAAAGAAATGCT GGTGGGAAAATCCGAAGTAAGCTTGTACAAGTATTACATGATGCTGAGGGTGTTGTCATTGAAGAGGGAAGCATTGGAATAGCTGGTAAAGAAGTTGCCCAACATGGCATGCtcag TTCAATCTTTTGTTTGAGCCCTGCTGGGGACACTCCCTCTTCTGCTAGACTGTTTGATGCAATTGTGAGTGGCTGTATCCCTGTCATAGTTAGTGATGAATTGGAGCTCCCGTTTGAAGGAATACTTGATTATCGGAAG ATTGCATTGTTTGTTTCATCAACTGACGCTGTACAACCAGGTTGGCTTGTGAATTTCTTAAGGAGCATTGGTTCTAAGCAGATCAAGAGCATGCAGGACAATCTTCTTAAG TACTCGAGGCATTTCTTGTATTCAAGTCCTGCACTACCTCTTGGACCGGAGGATCTGACATGGAGGATG ATTGCTGGCAAATTACTGAACATTAAGTTGCATATAAGGCGGTCTCAACATTTGGTTGAAGGATCGAGAAACATATGTACTTGTGAATGCAGGCACTCTAACACTACCAGAGCATCATGA